Proteins found in one Pyrus communis chromosome 15, drPyrComm1.1, whole genome shotgun sequence genomic segment:
- the LOC137718252 gene encoding uncharacterized protein, whose product MEKVRRASHAGSWYTDNAKKLSEEIEGWLRASELTKSPHVRGVIAPHAGYSYSGRAAAYAFGNIDPTNITRVFLLGPSHHHYTPKCALSTATVYKTPIGDLPIDLEVIEELKASGKFELMDIIVDEAEHSMEMHLPYLAKVFEGHQVKVVPILVGALKAESEAMYGQFLAKYVDDPQNFFSVSSDFCHWGSRFKYMHYDKKHGAIHKSIEALDRMGMDIIETGNPDAFKQYLSEFNNTICGRHPISVFLHMLRNCPINIKINFLRYEQSSQCKTTRDSSVSYASAAAKRYG is encoded by the exons ATGGAGAAAGTCAGAAGAGCATCGCACGCCGGTTCTTGGTACACCGACAATG CTAAGAAGTTATCAGAAGAGATTGAAGGATGGCTGAGAGCATCTGAGCTCACTAAATCTCCTCATGTTCGAGGTGTCATTGCTCC GCACGCAGGGTATTCGTATTCGGGTCGTGCCGCTGCCTATGCATTTGGCAACATTGACCCAACAAACAT TACGCGGGTGTTCCTGCTCGGTCCATCTCACCACCATTACACTCCAAAGTGTGCTCTTTCGACAGCCACGGTgtacaagacccccattgggGACCTACCTATTGATTTGGAAG TGATTGAGGAGCTTAAAGCTTCTGGAAAATTTGAACTGATGGATATTATTGTTGATGAGGCTGAACATAGCATGGAAATGCACTTGCCATATCTTGCTAAAGTGTTTGAGGG GCACCAAGTTAAAGTTGTACCCATTTTGGTTGGTGCTCTTAAAGCTGAAAGTGAAGCCATGTATGGACAGTTCCTTGCGAAATATGTGGATGATCCACAAAACTTCTTCTCTGTGTCATCAGATTTTTGTCATTGGGGGTCTCG GTTCAAATACATGCACTATGACAAGAAACATGGTGCCATACACAAATCAATTGAGGCTTTGGACAGGATGGGGATGGATATAATAGAAACTGGAAATCCAGATGCGTTCAAGCAGTATCTGTCAGAGTTTAATAACACCATTTGTGGGCGCCACCCAATTAGCGTTTTTCTGCAT ATGCTGAGGAATTGCCCAATAAACATAAAGATCAATTTTCTCCGATACGAGCAGTCAAGCCAGTGCAAAACTACGAGGGACAGCAGCGTAAGTTATGCATCTGCGGCAGCAAAG CGATACGGCTGA